The following proteins come from a genomic window of Lemur catta isolate mLemCat1 chromosome 4, mLemCat1.pri, whole genome shotgun sequence:
- the ASTL gene encoding astacin-like metalloendopeptidase — MQNWALCCGPYLLSVLVGWMCAQASACLSTLGLSVAPIPELLHVPKSHAAQCLVHTHPTSVFVDMVYVPSTLGCLWRRRHGPSPWSSCLQKGQQGSTMRSMGGLWPQVLVLLSLPCWILGAPWASSCPGACGTSLSEGLISDETQVSWDKDIPAINQGLIPEESPESSFLVEGDIIRPSPFRLLSATSNKWPKSSDGIVEIPFLLSSKYDEPSRNVILEAFAEFERFTCVRFVAHQGQRDFISIIPMYGCFSGVGRSGGMQMVSLAPACLRKGRGIVLHELMHVLGFWHEHARADRDRYIRVDWNEILPGFEINFIKSRSSNMLTPYDYSSVMHYGRLAFSRRGLPTIVPLWAPSVHIGQRWNLSASDITRVLRLYGCSPSGPGPRGTGSQAHSNRRSPAPAPRPPLQQLLEALSSESGSGQRVPAGPGQSPHGWESPALKKFIVEASARLSQSPASSPRPRPGAGAPGLALGQLWLAQAPTEPPASSSEAGDQPVPIQAALGSPALPGGCAQGSHFREMPRD, encoded by the exons ATGCAGAACTGGGCCCTGTGCTGTGGACCCTACCTGCTTTCAGTACTTGTGGGCTGGATGTGTGCTCAG gcctCAGCATGCCTGTCCACACTGGGGCTCTCGGTAGCCCCCATTCCAGAGCTCCTTCATGTCCCCAAAAGCCATGCAGCCCAGTGTCTGGTGCACACCCACCCAACTAGCGTCTTTGTGGACATGGTTTACGTGCCCAGCACACTGGGGTGTCTGTGGAGACGGAGACATGGGCCCAGCCCATGG TCCTCTTGCTTGCAGAAGGGGCAGCAGGGATCCACCATGCGGAGCATGGGAGGCCTCTGGCCGCAGGTGCTGGTTCTGCTGTCCTTGCCAT GTTGGATCCTTGGAGCGCCCTGGGCCTCCAGCTGCCCGGGAGCCTGTGGCACCAGCTTGTCAGAAGGCCTCATCTCCGACGAGACCCAGGTGTCTTGGGACAAGGACATCCCTGCGATTAACCAAG gactCATCCCAGAGGAAAGCCCAGAGAGCAGCTTCCTCGTGGAGGGGGACATCATCCGGCCG AGTCCCTTCCGACTGTTGTCAGCAACCAGCAACAAGTGGCCCAAGAGCAGTGATGGCATCGTAGAGATCCCCTTCCTGCTCTCTAGCAAGTACG ATGAGCCCAGCCGCAACGTCATCCTGGAGGCATTTGCTGAGTTTGAACGTTTCACATGCGTCAGGTTTGTCGCCCACCAGGGCCAGAGAGACTTCATTTCCATCATCCCCATGTATGG GTGCTTTTCTGGCGTGGGGCGCAGTGGAGGGATGCAGATGGTATCCCTGGCACCCGCCTGTCTCCGGAAGGGCCGGGGCATCGTCCTGCATGAGCTCATGCATGTGCTGGGCTTCTGGCACGAGCACGCACGGGCCGACCGGGACCGCTATATCCGTGTCGACTGGAACGAGATCCTCCCAG GCTTTGAAATCAACTTCATCAAGTCCCGGAGCAGCAACATGCTGACGCCCTACGACTACTCCTCCGTGATGCACTACGGGAG GCTCGCCTTCAGCCGGCGCGGGCTGCCCACCATCGTGCCGCTCTGGGCCCCCAGCGTCCACATCGGCCAGCGATGGAACCTGAGTGCCTCGGACATCACTCGGGTCCTCAGGCTCTACGGCTGCAGCCCGAGCGGCCCCGGGCCCCGTGGGACAG GGTCCCAAGCCCACAGCAACCGTAGgagccctgctcctgccccgAGACCACCCCTGCAGCAGCTTCTGGAGGCACTGTCATCGGAATCCGGGAGTGGCCAGCGTGTTCCTGCAGGGCCTGGACAGAGCCCACATGGGTGGGAGTCCCCTGCCCTGAAGAAGTTTATTGTGGAGGCCTCAGCAAGGCTATCTCAGTCCCCAGCTTCCTCCCCAAGGCCAAGGCCTGGAGCAGGCGCTCCTGGTCTTGCTCTGGGGCAGTTGTGGCTGGCCCAAGCACCCACAGAACCCCCAGCCTCATCTTCAGAAGCGGGAGACCAACCAGTGCCTATCCAGGCTGCTCTggggagcccagctctgccaggaGGCTGTGCACAGGGAAGTCACTTCAGGGAGATGCCTAGAGATTAA
- the DUSP2 gene encoding dual specificity protein phosphatase 2, whose translation MGLEAACELECAALGALLREPREAERTLLLDCRPFLAFCRRHVRAARPVPWNALLRRRARGPPAAALACLLPDRALRARLARGELARAVVLDEGGASVAELPPDGPAHLLLAALLHETRAGPTAVCFLRGGFSSFQACCPDLCSETPAPALPPAGPENIRSDPRAPFYDQGGPVEILPYLFLGSCSHSSDLQGLQACGITAVLNVSASCPNHFEGLLRYKSIPVEDNQMVEISAWFQEAIGFIDSVKNSGGRVLVHCQAGISRSATICLAYLMQSRRVRLDEAFDFVKQRRGVISPNFSFMGQLLQFETQVLCH comes from the exons ATGGGGCTGGAGGCGGCTTGCGAGCTGGAGTGCGCGGCGCTGGGCGCGCTGCTGCGGGAGCCGCGGGAGGCCGAGCGCACGCTGCTGCTCGACTGCCGCCCCTTCTTGGCCTTTTGCCGGCGCCACGTGCGCGCCGCGCGGCCCGTGCCCTGGAACGCGCTGCTGCGGCGCCGCGCCCGGGGCCCTCCCGCCGCCGCCCTCGCCTGCCTGCTGCCCGACCGCGCGCTGCGGGCGCGCCTGGCCCGAGGGGAGCTGGCGCGGGCCGTGGTGCTGGACGAAGGCGGCGCCTCGGTGGCCGAGCTCCCGCCGGACGGCCCGGCCCACCTGCTGCTCGCCGCGCTCCTGCACGAGACGCGCGCAGGGCCCACCGCCGTGTGCTTCCTACGAG gAGGCTTCAGCAGCTTCCAGGCCTGCTGCCCCGATCTGTGCTCTGAGACCCCTGCCCCGGCGCTGCCACCTGCAGGTCCTGAAAACATCCGCTCTGACCCCAGGGCTCCATTCTATGACCAG ggtGGCCCTGTGGAGATCTTGCCCTACCTGTTCCTGGGCAGTTGCAGCCACTCCTCAGACCTTCAGGGGCTGCAGGCCTGCGGCATCACAGCTGTCCTCAACGTCTCTGCCAGCTGCCCCAACCACTTTGAGGGCCTTCTCCGCTACAAGAGTATCCCAGTGGAGGACAACCAGATGGTGGAGATCAGTGCCTGGTTCCAGGAGGCCATAGGCTTCATTG ACTCAGTGAAGAACAGCGGAGGCCGGGTGCTGGTGCACTGCCAGGCGGGCATCTCGCGCTCCGCCACCATCTGCCTGGCATACCTGATGCAGAGCCGCCGTGTGCGGCTGGATGAGGCCTTTGACTTTGTTAAGCAACGGCGGGGAGTCATCTCCCCCAACTTCAGTTTCATGGGGCAGCTGCTGCAGTTTGAGACCCAGGTGCTGTGTCACTGA
- the ADRA2B gene encoding alpha-2B adrenergic receptor: MDHQEPYSVQATAAIAAAITFLILFTIFGNSLVILAVLTSRSLRAPQNLFLVSLAAADILVATLIIPFSLANELLGYWYFRRTWCEVYLALDVLFCTSSIVHLCAISLDRYWAVSRALEYNSKRTPRRIKCIILTVWLIAAVISLPPLIYKGDQGPQPRGRPQCKLNQEAWYILSSSIGSFFAPCLIMILVYLRIYLIAKRSHRRGPRAKGGPGKGESKQPRPVSGGALASAKLPTLASTLASSGEAKGHSKTTGEKEEGETPEDAGSRPLPCSWAALSNSGQGQKEGVLGASPEEEAEEEEEEEEEECEPKAVPVSPASVCSPPLQKPQGSRVLATLRGQVLLGRAVGVVGGQWWRRRAQMTREKRFTFVLAVVIGVFVLCWFPFFFSYSLGAICPKHCKVPHGLFQFFFWIGYCNSSLNPVIYTIFNQDFRRAFRRILCRQWTQTAW, translated from the coding sequence ATGGACCACCAGGAGCCCTACTCGGTGCAGGCCACGGCGGCCATCGCGGCGGCCATCaccttcctcatcctcttcaCCATCTTCGGCAACTCGCTGGTTATTCTGGCTGTGTTGACCAGCCGCTCGCTGCGCGCCCCGCAAAACCTGTTCCTGGTGTCGCTGGCCGCCGCCGACATCCTAGTGGCCACGCTCATCATCCCTTTCTCGCTGGCCAACGAGCTGCTGGGCTACTGGTACTTCCGGCGCACATGGTGCGAGGTGTACCTGGCGCTCGACGTGCTCTTTTGTACCTCGTCCATCGTGCACCTGTGCGCCATCAGCCTGGATCGCTACTGGGCCGTGAGCCGCGCGCTGGAGTACAACTCCAAACGCACCCCGCGCCGCATCAAGTGCATCATCCTCACCGTGTGGCTCATCGCAGCTGTCATCTCGCTGCCTCCCCTCATCTACAAGGGCGACCAGGGCCCCCAGCCCCGCGGGCGCCCCCAGTGCAAGCTCAACCAAGAGGCATGGTACATCCTGTCCTCCAGCATCGGATCTTTCTTTGCTCCCTGCCTCATCATGATCCTTGTCTACCTGCGCATCTACCTGATCGCCAAACGCAGCCACCGCAGAGGTCCTAGGGCCAAGGGGGGGCCTGGGAAGGGTGAGTCCAAGCAGCCGCGACCCGTCTCTGGAGGCGCTTTGGCCTCAGCCAAGTTGCCAACCCTGGCCTCTACTCTGGCTTCTTCGGGAGAGGCCAAGGGACACTCCAAGACcactggggagaaggaggaaggggagaccCCTGAAGATGCGGGGAGCCGGCCCTTGCCATGTAGCTGGGCTGCCCTTTCCAACTCAGGCCAGGGCCAGAAGGAGGGTGTTTTGGGGGCATCtccagaggaggaagctgaagaggaagaggaggaggaggaggaagagtgtgAGCCTAAGGCAGTGCCGGTGTCTCCTGCCTCAGTTTGCAGCCCACCCCTGCAGAAGCCACAGGGCTCCCGGGTGCTGGCCACCCTACGTGGCCAGGTGCTCCTGGGAAGGGCTGTGGGTGTTGTGGGTGGGCAGTGGTGGCGTCGACGGGCACAGATGACACGGGAGAAACGGTTCACCTTCGTGCTGGCGGTGGTCATCGGTGTCTTTGTCCTCTGCTGGTTCCCCTTCTTCTTCAGCTATAGCCTGGGTGCCATCTGCCCAAAGCACTGCAAGGTGCCCCATGGCCTCTTCCAGTTCTTCTTCTGGATTGGCTACTGCAACAGCTCGCTGAACCCTGTCATCTATACCATCTTCAACCAGGACTTTCGCCGTGCCTTCCGAAGGATCCTTTGTCGCCAGTGGACCCAGACGGCCTGGTGA